A stretch of the Capsicum annuum cultivar UCD-10X-F1 chromosome 10, UCD10Xv1.1, whole genome shotgun sequence genome encodes the following:
- the LOC124887975 gene encoding protein FAR1-RELATED SEQUENCE 5-like isoform X1 → MFRITSFEEKHNSPLVPFSLAHMLPSQRKIKVAQAYEIDLLDDSGIRPKASFDYSARQVGGQSCLGYIKRDQKNYLRDKRKDSLKCGVARSLIDYFEKRILEDPAFQYSLQLDDDDLITNIFWADAKMIRDFKIYGDIVSFDTTYRTNKEYRPLALFVGLNNHREMIIFGATVLYEELTKSFEWLFNAFFRIMSADKPQTIFTDQDPAIAAAISLVMPQTYHRLCIWNLEKNAFKHLNHIFRANESFPRDFSKLLNDYGYEDDFLSAWKEMLEKYDLEDNNWLKNTFAIREKWSMTYGRNTFSAGMRSTQLSESFNASLRGYLKSDLDIVQFFKYFQRSINDKRVNENKSNFDMTQKIPILKVKLPLMIHVREVYSPTIFDIFQNEWERSLLVSIKDCYDEGEVYTYKVSSLGTVKKHVITVKRSVTQVSSSCKLFEFWGILCRHSLKILENIKDMIPIHYILKRWTKDATNINGMEASLVEKDIDPKVEVTTRYRNLCHTFVQISSEASESNEEYELAVKGANEIISKLKDIKRMNESAEKLASSNSIQNESSEIIFIDNTNFTKVIVLKRKEPTHRCNTRPKSFMEKFKKKNKTSLLSSQCQTSK, encoded by the coding sequence ATGTTTCGCATCACTTCTTTTGAAGAGAAACATAATTCTCCTCTTGTTCCTTTTTCTTTGGCTCATATGTTGCCCTCACAAAGAAAGATAAAAGTTGCTCAAGCATATGAAATTGACTTATTAGATGATTCAGGGATACGTCCTAAAGCTTCATTTGATTATTCTGCTCGTCAAGTTGGAGGGCAATCTTGTCTAGGTTACATAAAGAGagatcaaaaaaattatcttcgGGATAAAAGAAAAGATAGTTTGAAATGTGGAGTGGCTCGtagtttgattgattattttgagaaaagAATATTAGAAGATCCTGCTTTTCAGTATTCTTTACAATTAGATGATGATGATTTGATAACGAATATATTTTGGGCCGATGCAAAGATGATAAGAGATTTTAAGATTTATGGAGATATTGTGTCTTTTGACACGACATATAGAACAAATAAAGAGTATCGACCTTTGGCATTGTTTGTTGGTTTGAATAATCATAGGGAAATGATTATATTTGGAGCAACCGTTTTATATGAAGAATTAACTAAATCTTTTGAATGGCTTTTTAATGCATTCTTTAGGATTATGTCTGCAGATAAACCACAAACAATTTTTACCGATCAAGATCCTGCAATAGCTGCTGCTATCTCATTGGTAATGCCACAAACATATCATCGTCTTTGTATATGGAACTTGGAAAAAAATGCATTTAAACATCTTAATCATATCTTTAGAGCTAATGAGTCATTTCCGAGAGATTTTAGCAAACTACTTAATGATTATGGGTATGAAGACGATTTTTTAAGTGCGTGGAAGGAAATGCTTGAGAAATATGATCTTGAGGATAATAATTGGTTGAAAAACACGTTTGCAATAAGGGAGAAATGGTCCATGACATATGGGAGAAATACATTCTCAGCAGGTATGCGAAGCACACAATTAAGTGAAAGCTTTAATGCATCTTTAAGGGGATATTTAAAATCTGATTTGGATATTGTTcagttttttaaatattttcaaagatcaATTAATGATAAACGCGTGAATGAGAATAAGTCAAATTTTGACATGACTCAAAAAATACCTATTTTAAAGGTTAAACTTCCTTTAATGATTCACGTTAGGGAAGTGTACAGCCCAACTATATTTGACATATTTCAAAATGAATGGGAAAGATCATTACTGGTTTCAATAAAGGATTGTTATGACGAAGGAGAAGTGTATACCTATAAAGTTAGCAGCCTTGGAACTGTTAAGAAGCATGTAATAACAGTTAAGCGGTCAGTAACTCAAGTTTCTTCCAGTtgtaaattatttgaattttggGGTATATTGTGTAGACATTCTTTGAAGATCCTGGAGAATATAAAGGATATGATTCCTATACATTACATATTAAAGAGGTGGACCAAAGATGCTACGAACATAAATGGGATGGAGGCCAGTCTAGTTGAAAAAGACATTGATCCAAAAGTTGAAGTTACCACCAGGTATAGAAATTTATGTCATACTTTTGTTCAAATTTCAAGTGAAGCTTCAGAATCCAACGAAGAATATGAATTGGCTGTAAAAGGTGCGAATGAGATAATTTCCAAGTTAAAAGATATTAAGAGGATGAATGAATCAGCAGAAAAGTTGGCTTCAAGCAATAGTATTCAAAACGAATCGAGTGAAATAATATTTATTGATAATACAAATTTCACAAAGGTGATTGTGCTGAAAAGAAAGGAACCAACTCATCGTTGTAATACTCGGCCAAAGAGTTTTATGGAAAAGttcaagaagaaaaataagacttCATTGCTATCTTCTCAATGTCAAACTAGCAAGTAG
- the LOC124887975 gene encoding protein FAR1-RELATED SEQUENCE 5-like isoform X2, whose protein sequence is MFRITSFEEKHNSPLVPFSLAHMLPSQRKIKVAQAYEIDLLDDSGIRPKASFDYSARQVGGQSCLGYIKRDQKNYLRDKRKDSLKCGVARSLIDYFEKRILEDPAFQYSLQLDDDDLITNIFWADAKMIRDFKIYGDIVSFDTTYRTNKEYRPLALFVGLNNHREMIIFGATVLYEELTKSFEWLFNAFFRIMSADKPQTIFTDQDPAIAAAISLVMPQTYHRLCIWNLEKNAFKHLNHIFRANESFPRDFSKLLNDYGYEDDFLSAWKEMLEKYDLEDNNWLKNTFAIREKWSMTYGRNTFSAGMRSTQLSESFNASLRGYLKSDLDIVQFFKYFQRSINDKRVNENKSNFDMTQKIPILKVKLPLMIHVREVYSPTIFDIFQNEWERSLLVSIKDCYDEGEVYTYKVSSLGTVKKHVITVKRSVTQVSSSCKLFEFWGILCRHSLKILENIKDMIPIHYILKRWTKDATNINGMEASLVEKDIDPKVEVTTRCE, encoded by the exons ATGTTTCGCATCACTTCTTTTGAAGAGAAACATAATTCTCCTCTTGTTCCTTTTTCTTTGGCTCATATGTTGCCCTCACAAAGAAAGATAAAAGTTGCTCAAGCATATGAAATTGACTTATTAGATGATTCAGGGATACGTCCTAAAGCTTCATTTGATTATTCTGCTCGTCAAGTTGGAGGGCAATCTTGTCTAGGTTACATAAAGAGagatcaaaaaaattatcttcgGGATAAAAGAAAAGATAGTTTGAAATGTGGAGTGGCTCGtagtttgattgattattttgagaaaagAATATTAGAAGATCCTGCTTTTCAGTATTCTTTACAATTAGATGATGATGATTTGATAACGAATATATTTTGGGCCGATGCAAAGATGATAAGAGATTTTAAGATTTATGGAGATATTGTGTCTTTTGACACGACATATAGAACAAATAAAGAGTATCGACCTTTGGCATTGTTTGTTGGTTTGAATAATCATAGGGAAATGATTATATTTGGAGCAACCGTTTTATATGAAGAATTAACTAAATCTTTTGAATGGCTTTTTAATGCATTCTTTAGGATTATGTCTGCAGATAAACCACAAACAATTTTTACCGATCAAGATCCTGCAATAGCTGCTGCTATCTCATTGGTAATGCCACAAACATATCATCGTCTTTGTATATGGAACTTGGAAAAAAATGCATTTAAACATCTTAATCATATCTTTAGAGCTAATGAGTCATTTCCGAGAGATTTTAGCAAACTACTTAATGATTATGGGTATGAAGACGATTTTTTAAGTGCGTGGAAGGAAATGCTTGAGAAATATGATCTTGAGGATAATAATTGGTTGAAAAACACGTTTGCAATAAGGGAGAAATGGTCCATGACATATGGGAGAAATACATTCTCAGCAGGTATGCGAAGCACACAATTAAGTGAAAGCTTTAATGCATCTTTAAGGGGATATTTAAAATCTGATTTGGATATTGTTcagttttttaaatattttcaaagatcaATTAATGATAAACGCGTGAATGAGAATAAGTCAAATTTTGACATGACTCAAAAAATACCTATTTTAAAGGTTAAACTTCCTTTAATGATTCACGTTAGGGAAGTGTACAGCCCAACTATATTTGACATATTTCAAAATGAATGGGAAAGATCATTACTGGTTTCAATAAAGGATTGTTATGACGAAGGAGAAGTGTATACCTATAAAGTTAGCAGCCTTGGAACTGTTAAGAAGCATGTAATAACAGTTAAGCGGTCAGTAACTCAAGTTTCTTCCAGTtgtaaattatttgaattttggGGTATATTGTGTAGACATTCTTTGAAGATCCTGGAGAATATAAAGGATATGATTCCTATACATTACATATTAAAGAGGTGGACCAAAGATGCTACGAACATAAATGGGATGGAGGCCAGTCTAGTTGAAAAAGACATTGATCCAAAAGTTGAAGTTACCACCAG GTGCGAATGA
- the LOC107845638 gene encoding probable transcription factor At3g04930, translated as MASVEEDQHAVHNDDDLEDDEDDEEGGCPPQNEVVVDEDDDVDVDDDEDSTSTPPVPVSNHFGSREVTIAVVGEPKRQRINEFPVATTTVVEEKKPLAFDDSRKLFQRLWTDEDEIELLQGFLEYTTQRGGINSSSHHHDTTAFYDQIKSRLQLDFNKNQLVEKLRRLKKKYRNVMSKMGSGKEFVFKSSHDQATFDISCKIWSNTAPIVIRSSAPPPQEDGGFDDVDSHLNLNANFIDHSPNINLNPNPDGIDVKTPKSRKRFRGGAVQAEEKPGFIQQYYQPSGGGTNVILPMSSSPALMPTPVPMAAPPLTATAASIPGLIEETVRSCLSPILKELLNNVTNLNGSRSFGFGIALGPTPLGFGSSAVSSDMKLDEKWRKQQMLELEVYLRRLELVQDQIKAQLEELRSMTS; from the coding sequence ATGGCTTCAGTAGAAGAAGACCAACACGCCGTCCACAACGATGATGATTTGGAAGACGATGAGGATGATGAAGAGGGGGGCTGTCCTCCCCAGAACGAAGTCGTTGTTGATGAAGATGATGACGTAGACGTGGATGATGATGAGGATTCGACTTCAACTCCTCCTGTGCCTGTTTCCAACCATTTTGGCTCCCGTGAGGTTACCATTGCCGTTGTCGGTGAACCAAAACGCCAGCGGATCAACGAATTTCCGGTCGCTACTACAACTGTTGTGGAAGAAAAGAAGCCGTTAGCTTTTGATGATTCTCGGAAGCTTTTTCAACGGCTGTGGACGGATGAagatgagattgagttgttacaaggATTCCTGGAATACACGACACAGCGTGGTGGTATAAATTCTTCCTCTCACCATCATGATACAACTGCCTTCTATGACCAGATCAAGAGCAGGTTGCAATTGGATTTCAACAAGAATCAATTAGTAGAGAAGTTGAGGAGGTTGAAAAAGAAATATCGGAATGTGATGAGCAAGATGGGATCTGGTAAGGAATTTGTCTTTAAGAGCTCTCACGATCAAGCCACTTTCGACATCTCTTGCAAGATCTGGAGCAATACAGCACCCATTGTCATCCGTAGCAGTGCACCACCACCACAAGAAGATGGTGGATTTGATGACGTGGATTCACACCTTAACCTTAATGCCAATTTCATTGATCACAGCCCTAACATCAACCTTAACCCTAACCCTGACGGGATTGATGTTAAGACTCCTAAGTCGAGGAAAAGGTTTCGAGGAGGAGCAGTTCAAGCTGAAGAAAAACCTGGGTTTATTCAACAGTACTATCAGCCATCTGGTGGAGGGACAAATGTCATTCTTCCCATGTCCTCCTCACCTGCACTCATGCCCACTCCTGTTCCGATGGCAGCCCCCCCTCTCACAGCCACAGCAGCTTCAATACCAGGTTTGATCGAGGAAACAGTGAGGAGTTGTCTATCACCCATTCTCAAGGAATTGTTAAACAATGTGACTAATTTGAATGGATCAAGAAGTTTTGGGTTCGGAATAGCATTGGGTCCAACACCTTTAGGATTTGGGAGCAGTGCAGTGAGCTCTGATATGAAGTTGGATGAGAAATGGAGGAAGCAACAGATGCTAGAATTGGAAGTTTATTTGAGGAGATTAGAGCTTGTTCAAGATCAAATAAAAGCTCAGTTGGAGGAACTAAGATCTATGACCAGTTAG